The Lonsdalea populi genome window below encodes:
- a CDS encoding LysR family transcriptional regulator, which yields MNEINIGTLDLNLLKTFEALYEEGSASRAGVRLGLTQSAVSAALKRLKTLYNDPLFIRNGRGLAPTPRASELQPLISDALNKCRETLLLNSETASYAGRTVIVGLSDDFELALAQPLLQKLNQQSPGLRVVFRQTHSQIAADMLLRHELDLALTAGGFTYRSLSKSHLATGGYACLITATPDVPSPALSLDEFIRRPHLLVSHGGYIGLMDEKLTELGLVRTVGASTTHFAAIPWLLKDSDLVTTIPAHAARAIAGMVPTLRCVPCPLAMPNYAIELGCRQPALRDRPILRVREALTELTTAFDWAG from the coding sequence ATGAATGAAATTAATATCGGAACGCTGGATCTCAACTTGCTTAAAACTTTCGAGGCGTTGTATGAAGAAGGCAGCGCCAGTCGCGCGGGCGTCAGACTCGGGTTGACCCAGTCCGCTGTGAGCGCCGCGCTGAAGCGGCTGAAAACGCTGTACAACGACCCGCTGTTTATCCGCAACGGACGGGGATTGGCGCCGACGCCGCGCGCCAGCGAGCTGCAACCGCTGATCAGCGACGCCTTGAACAAATGTCGTGAAACGCTGCTGCTGAACAGTGAAACCGCGTCCTATGCGGGCCGAACGGTTATCGTGGGTCTGTCCGATGATTTCGAGCTGGCGCTGGCTCAGCCGCTGTTGCAGAAGCTGAATCAGCAGTCGCCCGGTCTGCGCGTTGTGTTCCGGCAGACCCACAGCCAGATCGCCGCCGATATGCTGCTGCGACACGAGCTGGATCTGGCGCTGACGGCGGGAGGATTCACCTACCGTTCACTGTCCAAAAGTCATCTGGCGACCGGGGGCTACGCCTGCCTGATCACCGCAACGCCGGATGTGCCCTCGCCTGCGCTCTCGCTCGACGAGTTTATTCGCCGTCCGCATCTATTGGTCTCGCACGGCGGCTATATCGGACTAATGGATGAAAAGCTGACGGAACTGGGGCTCGTCCGTACCGTCGGCGCATCAACCACGCACTTCGCCGCCATTCCCTGGCTGCTGAAAGACAGCGATCTGGTCACGACCATTCCGGCGCATGCAGCAAGGGCCATCGCCGGGATGGTGCCGACGCTGCGCTGCGTGCCTTGTCCATTGGCGATGCCGAACTACGCGATTGAGTTAGGGTGCCGCCAACCGGCCCTGCGCGACCGGCCGATACTGCGGGTGCGCGAGGCACTGACCGAATTGACGACCGCTTTCGACTGGGCCGGATAG
- a CDS encoding carbon starvation CstA family protein, whose protein sequence is MKNNAFLKHIPWVVIGIIGAFCLAVVALRRGENVSALWIVVASVSVYLVAYRYYSLYIAQKVMKLDPSRATPAVINNDGLNYVPTNRYVLFGHHFAAIAGAGPLVGPVLAAQMGYLPGTLWLLAGVVLAGAVQDFMVLFISSRRNGASLGEMIKEEMGRVPGTIALFGCFLIMIIILAVLALIVVKALAESPWGVFTVCSTVPIALFMGIYMRFLRPGRVGEVSVIGIVLLVASIWFGGIIAQDPFWGPALTFKDTTITFTLIGYAFISALLPVWLILAPRDYLATFLKIGVIVGLAVGIVILNPDLKMPAITQYVDGTGPLWKGALFPFLFITIACGAVSGFHALIASGTTPKLLACETDARFIGYGAMLMESFVAIMALVAASIIEPGLYFAMNTPPSGLGIVMPNLHQLGTENAPLVLSQLKEVTTQAAATVSSWGFVISPEQILQTAKDIGEPSVLNRAGGAPTLAVGIALVFHQIIPAADMGFWYHFGILFEALFILTALDAGTRSGRFMLQDLLGNFIPFLKKTNSLPAGIVGTAGCVGLWGYLLYQGVVDPLGGVKSLWPLFGISNQMLAAVALVLAAVVLVKMKRTQYLWVPLLPAAWLLICTTWALGMKLFSTNPQMEGFLFMAREYKARILAGGELTAQEVANMNHIVINNYTNAGLSILFLVVVYSIIFYGIRTWLNARKTDQRTDKETPYVPIPEGGVKTSSGH, encoded by the coding sequence ATGAAAAATAATGCGTTCCTCAAACATATTCCCTGGGTAGTCATCGGCATCATCGGCGCTTTCTGTCTCGCGGTCGTCGCCCTGCGCCGGGGAGAAAACGTCAGCGCGCTGTGGATTGTCGTCGCGTCCGTCTCCGTCTATCTGGTGGCGTACCGCTATTACAGCCTGTACATCGCCCAGAAAGTCATGAAATTGGACCCGTCGCGCGCGACGCCCGCCGTCATCAACAATGACGGTCTCAACTACGTGCCCACCAACCGCTACGTGCTGTTCGGACATCACTTCGCGGCTATCGCGGGCGCAGGACCATTAGTAGGACCGGTTCTGGCGGCGCAGATGGGCTATCTGCCCGGCACGCTGTGGCTGCTGGCGGGCGTCGTGCTGGCCGGTGCCGTGCAGGATTTCATGGTGCTGTTTATCTCCTCTCGCCGCAACGGCGCGTCGCTGGGTGAGATGATCAAGGAAGAGATGGGCCGCGTACCGGGCACCATCGCTCTGTTCGGCTGCTTCCTGATTATGATTATCATCCTGGCAGTGCTGGCGTTGATCGTGGTGAAAGCGCTGGCGGAAAGTCCGTGGGGCGTGTTCACCGTATGCTCGACGGTGCCTATCGCTTTGTTCATGGGCATCTACATGCGCTTCCTTCGTCCTGGCCGTGTGGGCGAGGTTTCCGTCATCGGTATCGTGCTGCTGGTCGCCTCCATCTGGTTCGGCGGCATTATCGCGCAAGACCCCTTCTGGGGACCGGCGCTCACCTTTAAAGACACCACCATCACCTTTACCCTGATCGGCTATGCGTTTATCTCCGCACTGCTGCCGGTATGGCTGATACTGGCACCGCGCGACTATCTGGCGACGTTCCTGAAGATCGGCGTCATTGTTGGTCTGGCCGTAGGCATTGTGATCCTAAATCCGGACTTGAAAATGCCTGCCATCACCCAATACGTGGACGGCACCGGCCCGCTGTGGAAAGGCGCATTGTTCCCTTTCCTGTTTATCACCATCGCCTGTGGCGCAGTATCCGGCTTCCATGCCCTGATCGCCTCCGGCACCACGCCGAAACTGCTGGCTTGCGAAACGGATGCGCGTTTCATCGGCTACGGCGCCATGCTGATGGAGTCCTTCGTCGCCATCATGGCGCTGGTGGCCGCGTCCATCATTGAACCGGGCCTCTACTTCGCGATGAACACCCCGCCTTCAGGTCTGGGGATCGTTATGCCGAACCTGCACCAGTTGGGGACGGAAAACGCGCCGCTGGTCTTGTCGCAGCTGAAAGAGGTGACCACGCAGGCGGCGGCGACCGTCAGTAGTTGGGGCTTTGTGATTTCGCCGGAACAGATTCTGCAGACCGCCAAAGATATCGGCGAACCGTCCGTGCTGAACCGCGCAGGCGGCGCGCCGACGCTGGCGGTGGGGATCGCGCTGGTGTTCCACCAGATCATTCCCGCCGCGGATATGGGCTTCTGGTATCACTTCGGCATTCTGTTTGAAGCGCTGTTCATTCTGACCGCATTGGATGCCGGTACACGATCCGGCCGCTTCATGCTGCAGGACCTGTTGGGCAACTTCATTCCGTTCCTGAAGAAAACCAACTCGCTGCCCGCCGGCATCGTCGGTACGGCAGGCTGCGTGGGTCTGTGGGGCTACCTGCTCTATCAGGGCGTGGTCGATCCGCTCGGCGGCGTGAAAAGCCTGTGGCCGCTGTTCGGTATTTCCAACCAGATGCTGGCCGCGGTCGCGCTGGTGCTCGCCGCCGTCGTCCTGGTGAAAATGAAGCGCACGCAATATCTTTGGGTGCCGCTGCTGCCCGCCGCCTGGCTGCTGATATGCACCACCTGGGCGCTGGGAATGAAATTGTTCAGTACCAACCCGCAGATGGAAGGTTTCCTGTTCATGGCTCGGGAGTATAAAGCGCGTATTCTGGCGGGCGGCGAACTGACCGCGCAGGAAGTCGCGAATATGAATCACATCGTGATCAATAACTATACCAACGCCGGTCTGAGCATTCTGTTCCTGGTCGTGGTCTACAGTATTATTTTCTACGGTATTCGCACCTGGCTGAACGCAAGAAAAACGGATCAGCGGACGGACAAGGAAACGCCTTATGTCCCCATCCCTGAAGGCGGCGTAAAAACCTCTTCCGGACATTGA
- a CDS encoding YbdD/YjiX family protein: MFDQLGKASKYLGQAARMLIGIPDYETYVTHMQTNHPDSPIMTYEAFFRERQQARYGGDGKGGMRCC, encoded by the coding sequence ATGTTTGATCAATTAGGCAAGGCGTCGAAGTATCTCGGACAGGCCGCTCGCATGCTGATCGGGATCCCTGACTATGAAACCTATGTCACGCATATGCAAACCAACCATCCGGACAGCCCGATAATGACTTACGAAGCCTTTTTCCGTGAGCGTCAGCAGGCGCGCTACGGTGGAGACGGCAAAGGCGGCATGCGCTGCTGCTGA
- the yjiA gene encoding GTPase codes for MTPIPVTVLTGFLGAGKTTLLRHILNAPHGLNIAVIENEFGDVAFDDQLIGDRATQIKTLTNGCICCTRSSELEDAMLDLLDGRDKGDILFDRLMIECTGMADPGPIIQTFFSHEILCERYLLDGVVTLVDAVHADEQLDRFPLAQSQIGYADRLLLTKTDLTGDHAALTERLGRINARAPIYPVTQGQIDLSNLFNTQGFLLDDRVVAAKPVYRFAPGKPDDIASIVVTLDYPVALDAVSKVMESLLAGFTDNLLRYKGMLWIQDQPRCLLFQGVQRLYNADWDREWLPGETPRSTLIFIGVQLPEQDIRQAFESLRPQ; via the coding sequence ATGACCCCCATTCCCGTCACGGTATTAACCGGTTTCCTCGGCGCGGGCAAAACCACTCTGCTGCGCCATATACTTAACGCCCCCCACGGCTTGAACATCGCCGTCATTGAAAACGAATTTGGCGATGTCGCCTTCGACGATCAATTGATCGGCGACCGCGCGACGCAGATCAAAACGCTGACCAACGGCTGTATTTGCTGCACCCGCTCCAGCGAGCTAGAAGATGCGATGCTCGATCTGCTCGACGGTCGGGACAAGGGCGACATCTTATTCGACAGGCTGATGATAGAGTGCACCGGCATGGCCGACCCCGGCCCGATTATTCAGACCTTTTTCTCCCATGAGATACTGTGTGAGCGCTATTTGCTGGACGGCGTCGTCACGCTGGTAGACGCCGTGCATGCCGACGAACAGCTCGATCGCTTCCCGTTGGCACAATCGCAGATTGGCTACGCCGACCGCCTGCTGTTGACCAAAACCGACCTCACGGGCGATCACGCCGCGCTGACGGAACGCCTGGGCCGGATCAATGCCCGCGCACCGATTTACCCGGTCACTCAGGGCCAGATTGATCTATCGAATTTATTCAACACCCAAGGCTTTCTGCTTGACGACCGCGTGGTCGCCGCCAAGCCGGTATACCGCTTCGCCCCCGGCAAGCCGGATGACATCGCCTCTATCGTTGTGACGCTCGACTACCCGGTCGCGCTGGACGCGGTATCTAAAGTCATGGAAAGCTTACTGGCCGGTTTTACCGATAACCTGCTGCGCTACAAGGGGATGCTGTGGATTCAGGATCAGCCTCGCTGCCTGCTGTTTCAGGGCGTGCAACGCCTGTACAACGCCGACTGGGATCGCGAATGGCTACCCGGGGAGACGCCGCGCAGCACGCTGATTTTCATCGGCGTGCAACTGCCGGAACAGGACATCCGCCAGGCCTTCGAGAGCCTGCGCCCCCAATGA
- the btsR gene encoding two-component system response regulator BtsR, producing MLRVLIVDDEPLARENLRVLLQQESDIKVVGECANAVEAIGAVHALRPDVMFLDIQMPRISGLEMVGMLEHQHRPYTVFLTAFDEYAVKAFEEHAFDYLLKPIESTRLQKTLTRLRQERQAQDISVFSDQQPPLKFIPCNGRGRIYLLQMEDVAYVSSRMSGVYVTSHGGREGFTDLTLRTLEHRTPLLRCHRQYLVNMAHLSEIRLEDNGQAELLLRDGQTVPVSRRYLKNLKETLGL from the coding sequence ATGTTGAGAGTGTTGATTGTCGACGATGAACCGCTGGCGAGGGAAAACCTGCGTGTGTTACTGCAACAGGAGAGCGATATCAAGGTTGTCGGCGAGTGCGCCAACGCGGTGGAAGCCATTGGCGCCGTCCATGCGCTGCGTCCCGATGTGATGTTTCTCGACATTCAAATGCCGCGCATCAGCGGTCTGGAGATGGTAGGGATGCTGGAGCATCAGCACCGACCCTACACGGTATTCTTGACCGCTTTCGATGAGTACGCGGTCAAAGCATTCGAAGAGCACGCGTTTGATTACCTGCTCAAACCAATCGAGTCCACGCGGTTGCAGAAAACCCTGACGCGTTTGCGGCAGGAACGACAGGCGCAGGATATTTCTGTGTTTTCCGACCAACAGCCGCCGCTAAAATTTATTCCCTGCAACGGTCGCGGCCGTATCTATCTGCTGCAGATGGAGGACGTTGCTTACGTCAGCAGCCGCATGAGCGGCGTCTATGTCACCAGCCACGGCGGCCGGGAGGGGTTCACCGACCTGACGCTGCGAACGCTGGAACATCGCACGCCGCTGCTGCGCTGTCACCGCCAATATCTGGTCAACATGGCTCATCTTAGCGAGATCCGACTGGAGGACAATGGACAGGCGGAGCTGCTGCTGCGCGACGGTCAGACCGTGCCGGTCAGCCGCCGTTATCTTAAAAACCTCAAGGAAACGCTCGGCCTTTGA
- a CDS encoding sensor histidine kinase, giving the protein MYAFNLVLLLLQQMCVFLVIAWLMSKTRLFIPLIQITVRLPHKLLCYVTFSMFCIMGTYLGLHIDDSIANTRAIGAVMGGLLGGPVVGGLVGLTGGLHRYAMGGMTAFSCMVSTITEGLLGGLVHSVLIRRGRSDSLFSPLTAGAVTLVAELTQMAIILLLARPFQEALQLVQSIAAPMMVTNTVGAAMFMRILLDKRAMFEKYTSAFSATALRVAASTEGILRQGFNEENSTKVAQVLFQELDIGAVAITDREKLLAFTGIGDDHHLPGKPISSDYTWRALETGEVVYADGNEMPYRCSLHPQCKLGSTLVIPLRGENQCVIGTIKLYEAKHRLFSSINRTLGEGIAQLLSAQILAGKYEDQKVLLAQSEIKLLHAQVNPHFLFNALNTLMAVIRHDSDKAGQLVQYLSTFFRKNLKRSTEIVTLADELDHVNAYLQIEKARFQSRLNVQLKVPDELSMQRLPAFTLQPIVENAIKHGTSQLLGVGEITIQASREGDHLILVIEDNAGLYQPSHSSTGLGMSLVDKRLRARFGDGYGLTVTCEPDWFTRIILRLPWEERLC; this is encoded by the coding sequence ATGTACGCATTCAATTTAGTGTTACTGCTGTTGCAGCAAATGTGTGTGTTTTTAGTCATCGCCTGGTTGATGAGTAAAACTCGTCTGTTTATTCCTCTAATTCAAATCACGGTGCGGTTACCGCACAAACTGCTGTGTTACGTCACCTTCTCCATGTTCTGCATTATGGGAACCTATCTGGGTCTGCATATTGACGATTCGATCGCCAATACGCGCGCTATCGGCGCCGTCATGGGCGGATTATTGGGCGGGCCTGTGGTCGGCGGACTGGTCGGCCTGACCGGCGGGCTGCATCGTTATGCCATGGGCGGGATGACCGCATTCAGTTGCATGGTTTCCACCATCACTGAGGGATTGCTGGGCGGGCTGGTGCACAGCGTGCTGATCCGGCGCGGACGCAGCGATAGTTTGTTCAGCCCACTGACGGCGGGCGCGGTGACGCTGGTCGCTGAACTGACGCAAATGGCGATCATCTTGCTGCTTGCCCGCCCGTTTCAGGAGGCATTGCAGCTGGTTCAAAGCATCGCTGCGCCCATGATGGTGACCAACACCGTCGGGGCCGCAATGTTTATGCGCATCCTGCTGGATAAGCGCGCGATGTTCGAAAAGTACACCTCGGCGTTTTCCGCGACCGCGCTTCGGGTGGCGGCGTCAACCGAGGGGATATTGCGTCAGGGCTTCAACGAAGAGAACAGCACCAAAGTGGCGCAGGTGCTGTTTCAGGAACTGGATATCGGCGCGGTGGCGATCACGGATCGTGAGAAACTGCTGGCGTTTACCGGCATCGGCGATGACCACCATTTGCCGGGCAAGCCGATTTCATCTGACTACACCTGGCGCGCGCTGGAAACCGGCGAGGTCGTGTATGCGGACGGTAACGAGATGCCATACCGCTGCTCGCTGCATCCGCAGTGCAAACTGGGCTCCACGCTGGTCATTCCTCTGCGCGGCGAGAACCAGTGTGTGATTGGGACGATTAAACTCTATGAAGCCAAGCATCGCCTGTTCAGCTCCATCAATCGGACGTTAGGCGAAGGGATCGCGCAGTTGCTATCGGCGCAAATTCTCGCCGGCAAATATGAAGATCAGAAGGTGTTGTTGGCGCAATCGGAGATCAAATTACTGCATGCGCAGGTGAATCCGCATTTTCTGTTTAACGCGCTCAATACCCTGATGGCCGTTATCCGCCACGATAGCGACAAAGCCGGTCAGCTGGTGCAGTATCTGTCGACCTTCTTTCGCAAAAATCTCAAGCGCTCGACGGAGATCGTCACGCTGGCTGATGAGCTGGATCACGTTAACGCCTACCTGCAAATTGAAAAGGCGCGATTTCAGTCGCGGCTCAACGTTCAGTTGAAAGTACCGGATGAACTGTCGATGCAGAGGCTGCCCGCGTTCACGTTGCAACCGATAGTGGAAAATGCCATTAAGCACGGCACCTCACAGCTGCTGGGCGTCGGCGAAATCACAATACAGGCCAGCCGGGAAGGGGATCATCTGATTCTGGTGATAGAAGATAACGCCGGTCTTTATCAACCCAGCCACAGCAGTACCGGTCTGGGAATGAGTCTGGTGGATAAGCGCCTGCGAGCGCGTTTTGGCGACGGTTACGGCCTGACCGTCACCTGTGAGCCGGACTGGTTCACCCGCATCATTCTTCGGCTGCCTTGGGAGGAGCGTCTATGTTGA